The following coding sequences lie in one Arachis ipaensis cultivar K30076 chromosome B05, Araip1.1, whole genome shotgun sequence genomic window:
- the LOC107643120 gene encoding long chain acyl-CoA synthetase 4 — protein MAQKRFIVEVEKAKEAEGERPSRGPVYRSLFAKDGFPPPVPGLDNCWDIFRTSAQKYPKNPMLGHREIVDGKPGKYKWKTYEEVYDLVIKIGNSLRSCGYGEGVKCGIYGANCAEWIISMEAINAHGLYCVPLYDTLGAGAVEFIICHAEVSVSFVEEKKIPELLKTFPNTTKYLKTLVSFGKVTPEQKQEVEKFGLAIYSWDEFLQVGQNQSFDLPVKKKSDICTIMYTSGTTGDPKGVLISNESILTLLAGVKRLLESVKEELNDKDVYLSYLPLAHIFDRVIEELFIWHGASIGFWRGDVKLLIEDIGELKPTIFCAVPRVLDRVYTGLTQKVSAGGFLKQALFNFAYSYKLNNMKKGRKHEEASPLLDKIVFDKVKQGLGGHVRLILSGAAPLSPHVESYLKVVTCAHVIQGYGLTETCAGTFVSLPHEMDMVGTVGPPVPNVDVCLESVPDMGYDALGSTPRGEICVRGNTLFSGYYKRDDLTNEVLTDGWFHTGDVGEWQPDGSMXXXXRKKNIFKLSQGEYVAVENLENVYRQLSCIDSIWVYGNSFESFLVAVANPSKPVLERWAEENGIKIDFDSLCKDSRAKSYILGELTRIAKENKLKGYEFIKDVHLDPVPFDMERDLITPTYKMKRPQLLKYYKNVIDDMYKSGGKRSA, from the exons ATGGCGCAGAAGAGATTCATCGTTGAAGTTGAGAAAGCCAAGGAGGCCGAAGGAGAGAGGCCGTCAAGAGGTCCTGTTTATCGGAGCCTCTTCGCAAAGGATGGATTTCCTCCGCCTGTTCCCGGCCTCGATAACTGCTGGGATATTTTCCG AACTTCTGCCCAGAAATATCCGAAAAATCCAATGCTTGGTCACCGGGAAATCGTGGATGGGAAG CCCGGCAAGTACAAGTGGAAAACATATGAAGAAGTATATGATCTGGTGATAAAGATTGGGAATTCCCTCCGCAGCTGTGGCTATGGGGAA GGTGTAAAATGTGGTATTTATGGTGCCAATTGTGCAGAGTGGATTATAAGCATGGAG GCCATCAATGCTCACGGACTTTATTGTGTTCCTTTGTATGATACCTTAG GTGCTGGCGCTGTAGAGTTTATTATATGCCATGCAGAGGTATCTGTATCAtttgtagaagaaaagaaaataccgGAG CTATTGAAGACATTTCCAAATACAACAAAGTATCTCAAGA CGCTTGTGAGCTTTGGGAAGGTTACACCTGAACAAAAGCAAGAAGTTGAAAAGTTTGGGTTGGCAATATATTCGTGGGATGAATTTTTGCAAGTG GGTCAAaatcaaagttttgatcttcctGTGAAGAAAAAGAGTGACATCTGTACAATAATGTACACTAGTGGAACTACTGGCGATCCCAAGGGTGTGTTGATATCTAATGAGAGTATCCTTACTCTCTTAGCTGGGGTTAAGCGACTGTTGGAGTCTGTCAAGGAGGAA TTGAATGACAAGGATGTCTACTTGTCATATCTTCCTCTTGCACATATCTTTGATAGGGTCATTGAAGAGCTATTTATATGGCATGGTGCCTCCATTGGTTTCTGGCGTGGG GATGTCAAATTGTTAATTGAAGACATTGGGGAGCTAAAACCAACTATTTTCTGTGCTGTTCCACGTGTGCTTGATAGAGTGTACACAG GTTTGACACAAAAGGTTTCCGCTGGGGGCTTCCTGAAACAAGCATTATTCAACTTTGCTTACTCATA TAAGTTGAACAACATGAAgaaagggagaaagcatgaagaggCATCTCCACTTCTTGACAAAATTGTGTTTGATAAG GTGAAGCAAGGGTTGGGGGGTCATGTACGCCTCATTTTGTCTGGAGCAGCACCTCTATCTCCACATGTGGAGAGTTACTTAAAAGTCGTTACTTGTGCTCATGTCATACAAGGATATG GTCTGACTGAAACCTGTGCGGGAACCTTTGTCTCACTACCACATGAAATGGATATGGTTGGGACAGTGGGGCCACCCGTACCGAATGTTGATGTGTGCCTGGAATCTGTTCCTGATATGGGATATGATGCCCTTGGAAGCACACCAAGAGGAGAAATTTGTGTTAGGGGAAATACCTTGTTTTCAGGGTACTACAAACGGGATGACCTCACTAATGAGGTTCTGACCGATGGATGGTTCCATACAG GGGATGTTGGAGAATGGCAACCTGATGGAAGCATG NNNNNNNNNNNNcggaagaaaaatatatttaagcTTTCACAAGGAGAATATGTTGCTGTTGAAAATCTGGAGAATGTATATCGTCAACTCTCTTGTATTGATTCG ATATGGGTTTATGGTAATAGTTTCGAGTCCTTCCTTGTTGCTGTTGCTAACCCCAGCAAGCCAGTACTTGAACGATGGGCGGAAGAAAATGGTATAAAGATTGACTTTGATTCTCTATGTAAAGACTCGAGAGCGAAAAGTTACATACTTGGGGAGCTCACAAGGATTGCAAAGGAAAATAAG TTGAAAGGTTATGAGTTTATAAAAGACGTTCATCTAGACCCAGTTCCATTTGACATGGAACGTGACCTTATTACTCCCACATATAAGATGAAGAGGCCTCAGTTGCTTAAATATTACAAG AATGTCATCGATGACATGTACAAGAGTGGAGGCAAACGCAGTGCTTGA
- the LOC107643121 gene encoding uncharacterized protein LOC107643121, whose amino-acid sequence MAAKPLTTEAIALTEKKMDMTLDDIIKMSKNKKTRKQRRVPNKSLKSSNNFIQEKSSKLRNYMDSRSSLRQGALAKRRSNFQGNQFPVAAEIARKAVNAPLRNRNFNRSRVASWNKARFQVPANQTRAASGGFPAKQPVPSPQPQQGNGDVVPKQRPQTLDSLFANMKEQRMRVLSRQNNAVQRNGVGNRRPPSGRGRRGN is encoded by the exons ATGGCTGCCAAACCTCTTACAACGGAAGCAATTGCGCTTACAGAGAAGAAGATGGACATGACATTAG ATGATATAATCAAAATGTCTAAGAACAAGAAGACTAGGAAGCAAAGACGAGTTCCG AACAAGAGCTTAAAGTCTTCGAACAATTTTATTCAAGAGAAGTCTTCAAAGCTACGGAATTATATGGATTCAAGATCTTCTCTTAGACAG GGGGCTCTTGCAAAAAGAAGGTCTAATTTCCAGGGAAACCAATTTCCTGTGGCAGCTGAGATTGCACGAAAAGCTGTTAATGCACCTCTGCGCAATAGAAATTTTAATCGCAGTAGGGTAGCTAGCTGGAATAAAGCAAG GTTCCAAGTTCCTGCAAATCAGACAAGGGCTGCCAGTGGAGGTTTTCCTGCAAAG CAACCAGTGCCTTCACCTCAACCACAGCAGGGTAATGGGGATGTAGTGCCTAAGCAAAGGCCTCAGACGCTGGATTCACTCTTTGCAAACATGAAGGAACAAAGAATGAGAGTATTATCGAGGCAGAATAATGCTGTGCAGCGCAATGGGGTGGGAAATCGGAGGCCCCCATCAGGAAGAGGTCGACGTGGCAACTAA
- the LOC107643122 gene encoding uncharacterized protein LOC107643122, which produces MDDGAGKINFIPDYFQVPASVAKSPENRTPSITEPGTNKHLRSRQHLWGQRTMRAASMLRLFSLRGLPWLGNGGQEKVELTAAEVESLRSELADMEEREAQLKAQLENIDEILRSSRLSGYLYIRSRWATLPGEPPPIDDTDIDDWLPRFIVLHGACLYLYMLCTDLSPLDSTLLSDIVEVGALPSFKCEDDEMRYAFYILTRHGLRYECSSNSKIKVNAWLSALQAECKLDSEKMTSQLFRSASRATRSLLSASKASRFHSGAAAVVSLRSKAPCLVSSYGKSGSGSAPASWISGALALPAAAYMLQDQEVHAAEFERTFIAIKPDGVQRGLISEIISRFERKGYKLVGIKVLVPSKEFAKKHYHDLSERPFFNELCDFLSSGPVIAMVWEGEGVITYGRKLIGATDPQKSAPGTIRGDLAVNVGRNIIHGSDGPETAKDEIKLWFKPEELVSFTSNAEKWIYGSN; this is translated from the exons ATGGATGATGGTGCTGGCAAAATAAACTTCATTCCTGATTACTTCCAAGTTCCAGCATCAGTTGCAAAATCCCCTGAGAACAGAACACCATCGATTACTGAACCTGGAACCAATAAACATTTGAG GTCCCGGCAGCATCTGTGGGGTCAGAGAACAATGAGGGCTGCTTCTATGTTGAGATTGTTTAGTCTGCGTGGGCTGCCATGGCTTGGTAATGGGGGTCAGGAAAAG GTTGAGCTAACAGCTGCAGAAGTAGAGTCACTTCGATCAGAACTTGCCGATATGGAAGAGAGAGAAGCTCAATTGAAAGCTCA GTTGGAAAATATCGATGAAATTTTGCGGTCATCTCGTCTTTCTGGATATTTGTACATTCGAAGT AGGTGGGCAACACTACCAGGAGAACCTCCACCTATAGATGACACAGACATAGATGATTGGCTTCCTCGGTTCATTGTTCTCCATGGTGCATGTCTGTATTTATATATGTTGTGTACAG ATCTAAGTCCATTGGACTCCACGCTTCTGTCTGATATTGTTGAAGTAGGCGCTTTACCCAGTTTCAAGTGTGAAGATGATGAAATGCGATATGCCTTTTATATTTTAACTCGTCATGGATTACGTTATGAGTGTTCAAGCAATTCTAAGATAAAG GTAAACGCATGGTTATCAGCTTTACAAGCTGAGTGCAAATTGGATT CCGAAAAGATGACTTCTCAACTATTCAGATCCGCTTCCAGAGCCACCAGGTCCCTTCTCTCTGCTTCCAAGGCCTCTCGTTTCCACTCTG GCGCCGCTGCTGTAGTTTCGTTGAGGAGTAAAGCGCCGTGTTTGGTTTCAAGTTATGGAAAAAGCGGTTCTGGCAGTGCACCCGCTTCCTGGATTTCAGGAGCTCTTGCTCTCCCCGCCGCAG CTTACATGCTCCAAGATCAGGAGGTTCATGCTGCTGAG TTTGAACGCACTTTCATTGCCATTAAGCCTGATGGAGTGCAGAGAGGCCTG ATTTCGGAGATTATATCTCGTTTCGAGCGCAAAGGCTACAAGCTTGTGGGGATCAAAGTGTTGGTTCCTTCAAAGGAATTTGCCAAGAAGCATTACCATGATCTCAGTGAAAGACCTTTCTTCAATGAGCTCTGTGATTTCCTAAGCTCTGGCCCTGTTATTGCAATG GTTTGGGAAGGAGAAGGAGTAATAACTTACGGCCGAAAACTAATTGGAGCCACTGATCCGCAGAAATCTGCACCTGGAACTATTAGAGGTGATCTGGCTGTTAATGTTGGAAG AAATATCATCCATGGAAGTGATGGTCCAGAAACTGCTAAGGATGAGATTAAGTTGTGGTTTAAGCCAGAGGAGTTGGTTAGTTTTACCAGCAATGCCGAGAAGTGGATTTATGGTTCCAACtga